The genomic interval GGTCGGGCGGTCGGTCCTGAGATTGGCGCCGGACGTTGTGTAGTTTCCGACCGTACCAGGGATGTAGCGCAAGCCACAAGCATTGTAGATCAAGCACGTATCGTTGGCGTTGAACGCATCGCTACGGTAGTAGCTGAACACGCTGCCATGCCAATCATTGCCGCCACGCTTTTGGACGACGTTCACAACGCCGCCGAGCGCGCCACCGAACTCAGCTTCGAATCCGCCGGTCTTAATCTGGACTTCCTGAATGAACTCCATCGGAACGTTATTGCCAGAACCACCACCGGTGACTCCCGTGGTGTCCATGCCTTCTGACATGTACGTGTTTTCCGAGTCCGAAGCGCCATCGATCTGGTAACCAGTAGCGCCGGCAGCACCCGTCAGCGAACCGCCACGCGTAGTGGAGGTCAGCGGCTCCTGGCGAGCGCCAGGGGCGAACGGGATGAGCGACTCAAAGGAGCGGCCCTTAGGAATGCTATTGAGAACTTCCGAGGAAACGGTGACGGCGACCTTGGACTGTGTCGTGTCAACCATCGGAGCAACGCCTGAAACTTCGACGACCTGCTCATTGCCGCCAATTTCGAGCTTCAGGTCGATTGTGGGGAGCTTGCCGACTTCCAGCTTGATACCAGCAAGTTTGCTGGTACGAAAGCCTGCTGCTGTCGTGGTGATCAGGTACTCACCGGGAGGCAGGTGGGTAAAACGGTAATATCCGCTGCCATCGGTCTCCATTTTTTTGGAACCGATCAGTGCGCGGCCAGTCACTTCCACAGTAGCCTTCGACACCACAGCGCCGGTCGGGTCCTTCACGGTACCCTGAATGCCGGCTGTGGTTTCCTGGGCGACTGCGCTCGCGACGAGCAACAGCACTACCAGTAGCCATACGAATTTCTTCATGAGCCAAATCCTCCTATAGGATTCGTGTCTTTGTGGGAAACGGAATAGGCAAGCGACGTCAGATGGCTCGAAAGTCGAGTCCCCAGACGTTCACTGCCTCCTGAAAACGTGAACGGTGTTGCATATACAGAGAAACGGTTGCCCCACAGAGAGCAACTCACCATCCAAAGACAACGCTCCAGAGTTCCTGTGTTTACAACAACTAACGATTTCCACAGGGCAGTTTTCTACTGAAAAATGGATTGTTGCTGGTTCGCTTATGAGAAATGTAGAGCGTCAAGGCTTCCGAGGGTGGCGCAGGAAGATCTCAAGCCAGGCGAAAGCTAAGGTCGCAACGACTCAGGCGCGACTACGGCTGAGGGGTTCTTCGGAGGAAATAGTCGATTTGGACAAAAAAAGAGGGCCGGTTGCCCGGCCCCCACAGTTGATCTTCTAACTGATTAGAAGCTGAAAGAATTAGAAGCTGAAACGTACCTTGAAGCGCATCGTACGGCCGACCTGGAACAGGTTGGCTGCGCCGTACTGCGAATTCAAGACAGTCGTTGGTTCCAGGCTGTTTGCCTGGGCCTGCCAGTTGAAGCCCGTCATCAGGCTCTTATAGTCCACACCCGCACAATCTGTAGGCAATGGGCTGATCTGGCAATGAGCGGTAAGGCCAGCAGTCGGCTGTAGTGAACCGGTGCTGAACAGGTTTGTATCGGTGCTGAGAACTGAGTGCTGGTTGAAGACGTTCGTTACGTTCGCTTCAAAGCCGAGCTTCAGGTTCTCATTCGTCTTGCTGATGTGGAAATCCTGAACAAAGTTCAGGTCAAGCTGGCTGAACATCGGGGTGCGAAGCTTCACGGGCTTACCAAAAGTGACCACGCCGGTGCCGGAAGTACGAGTCGCCGGGACGAACATGCCGCGACCTTCCGGATACTGGTTAGCACCGTAAGCGTCGAAGTAGGTCGTCAGCGGCGTGCCCTGGTACCACTGCTGGGTCAAGCCGATCAGGCTTTCGTGATTGCCCCACCACTTCAGGTGATACCAGCCATAGGCCTTGAAGGTGTTAGGACGATCGGTTGCGAGCGGGCCATCGATGACGCGTCCGTAAGAATCGAACTGCATCCATGGCTCGTCGAAGGCGCGTTCAACGTTCGGCGACGAACGACCGGTCGAGCTGTCCGCCGTATCGGTCGAAGACAGACCGCTGTAGTTGCCGGACAGTTTGCTGTACGTGTAGGACAAGCTGCCGAACCACTTGTCGGAAGCGCGCTTCGTGAGTCGGATTTCCAGGGCGTCGTAGTTACGGACTGCCTTGGGCTGAACCGGGCAATTTACGCAGTTAATAGAATCAACCGGCTGCCTGTTGATTCCGGTGCCGGGGTTGATGATATAGAACTGCTCGCCGGCAGCCGTGAGCAGGCCAGCATCTTCGATGGTCTGGTCAAGGCGCTTGCGCGAGTAACGGGTTTCGAGTCCGATCACGGGTGTGATGGCGTAGTCAGCACCAAACACCATTTCGTGCTGCTTCATCGGCTCCAGGTTCGGATCGATACGGACGTTGGTAGGATCGTTGGACGAGGTCCGGAAATCCTTGTTTTCGATGAAACGCAGGCCGGCCGGATCGCCACCAACAAAGTTGGCGCCACCTGTCGGATTGCAGAAGTGACCATTGGCCCCGCGGGTAGGCACGTACTTCGTGTAGTCCGGGTCGTCCATGGCATATACGCAATCATGCCAGTAGTCGCCACCGAAAGAACCGCGCGGCATTTCATACTTCATGATGTCGAAGAAGTAACCGAAGCTGCCGTATACCTTGAACTTACCGTTCTGTAACACATCCCATGATCCACCCAGGCGAGGAGCGATCTTGTCGCTGAAGCCGAAGGCGATTCCGGGGGCGGAATTGTAGGAAGGAACTGCTTCCTTGTCTGCGCGGACACCGATGTTCAGCGTGATGCCTTTGCCGATCGTCCAGGCGTCCTGCAGGTAAAGCGCGTGGTTGGCGCTGCTAGCCGATCCGACCAGACCGTATTCACGGAAGTTAACGGTACCCCAGAGTCCCTGGCACGAATTGCCCGCGGCGTCGCCGCCAGGATTCCAACCTTGGGCTACGTTTCCAGCCGTGATGGCCTGACATACTGACTTATTGGAAGGAAGAACGGTATACGGCCTGCCGTACGCCAGATAAGCTTGCGAGGTGATGTAACCATTTATGGTGCTGTTGCTGAGACGGTTCTGCGCATACCCGCCCTTTACGTTGTGCGTGCCGAAGAAACCCTTCTTGAACCAGGCAAGATCCTGTGTGAACGATTTGCGCTGGAACTTATCGTAGAGGGTCTGCAAATTGACGCCCATGCTGTTGAAGCCGCGGGTCATCGCGAAGTCGTCCGGAATTGGAGTGCCGTCCAGAGCTTCAATGCCGATGCTCGAAAGAGCGCCATAAGCTATTCCGGAGATGTAGTTTGAGTCTCTCCAGCGGTAGCGGACACCGGTTGGTAGACCACGATCCTGATAATCGCTGTAGAAGCGCCCAAAGCGCGTGGTTGCAATCAAGTTGTTGGTAAGCGTAATGTCCGCGCCGGTGTTGAAGATGATATTCGGCTGGACGTTGCCGATCCCGGAATTGTAATCGTCAGGATTCGCGCTTGCTAAGTCGTTGGACTTGCCGAAAGCATCGTCAGCATTTGGCATGCTGATGCCGCTATTGCGGTCATACGAATACTGCCACGATCCAAACACGCGGATCTTGGACGTAACCAGTGCATCAAGACGAGCAAGCGAGTAGTAGGTTTCTTCGTTGTTGAAGAACTTGCGTTCTCCCGCGTCCATCTTCACCGTGCGGGTGATTCGGTCGATGCGCGGAACCGCACTGGCAAATGCCCAGATACGATCCTTCACAAGGTAGCCGCCTACTTCGAAGCCGGGCTCAATTGTGCGCCGGTGATCCTTCTTGGGCTGCACGTACTCGAACGGCCCGCCGAGACGGCAGGTGTTAGAGGCTACACAACCAGGTTTGCTGATGGGATCGACTTCGTTATCCGAGTCTGTGTAACGGGTATAACGATTGGGCGCGGAATTGAAGATGTCGCCGGCATAATAGCTGAAAATGCTGCCGTGCCACGCATTGCTGCCGCGCTTCTGAATGACATTCACCACGCCGCCGAGTGCGCCGCCGTACTCAGCCTCAAAGCCAGAGGTCTTGACCTGGACTTCCTGGATGAACTCGAACGGAGCGTTGGTTCTGGTCTGACCAGTCTGAACGTCGCTGGTTTCCTGACCTTCCATCAAGAATGAGTTTTCCGAGCCCGAAGCACCATCGATCTGGTAACCGGCGATGCCGGTCGCGCGATCGGCCTGCAAAGGCTCGTTGCGGGCGCCAGGAGCAAACTGAATAACCGACTGGAACGAACGGCCCTTCGGAATGCCGGCGATGATGTCGGAAGTTACGTTGGTCTGAACCTTGGACTGGGCAACGTCGACGATCGGGGCTTCGCCCGAAACCTCAACTACCTGCTCGTTGCCGCCGACTTCAAGCTTCAAATCGATCGTGGGGAGCTTACCGACTTCCAATTTAATACCAGCAAGTTTGCTGGTGCGGAAACCCGCTGCTGTTGTCGTGATGGTGTATTCGCCCGGGGGCAGGTTGGCAAAACGGAAATAACCGCTATTGTCGGTTTCAACCTTCTTAGTGCCGATGAGTGCAGGGCCTGCCACTTCGACTGTAGCCTTGGACACCACAGCGCCGGTTGGGTCCTTCACAGTACCCTGAATGCCGGCGGTGGTTTCCTGGGCAACTGCGCTCGCAACGAGCAACAGAGCTACCAGGAGCCATACGAGTTTCTTCATGAGCAATTCCTCCTACAGGAATTCGTGTCTTTGCGGGAAACGGAAATAGGCAAGTGACGCCAGATCGTCTCGAAAAGCGAGAACTCTGACGTTCATTTGCCTCCTCAGAAACGTGAAACGGTTTGAAAAATATGCAAATCGTGTACTCACAAAGTGCAACTCACGTTCCAAACACAAAAATTCAGAGCTCGTTTGTTCTCAACAGCTACAAAGTTTTGCACAGTTGGATATTTACCAAAAAATGGATGTTCGAAGGTTTCTATTAAAAAATGGATTTCAATGAAGCTTGCGGTGTGCACAAAATTGCATATACATTGGCGGGTGTAGTCCGGAACTCAACGATTCAATCCAGATTTAGAAACACTATCGCGCTTCATTGCGCCCGAACGATTGTGCCCGGGGCGAAGGGCGCTCCGATGCCGGCCCGATCCCCTCAGGACGGCAACGAACTTCGGATGATGGCGTCCGCTGCTCCCGATAAACGCATTGACTGCGTGAGCTTCTAAATCTAGTCTTCCGTGTTCTCTCTTCGTTCGAAATTTTGACTTCAGAGGTACATGGATGCGCATCGCTCGCCGACTGCTCTTCGTCATAGTCCTGCTTGTCGTTGCAGGGTATTCGCAGACGACATACCAGAAACCACCGAAGGAAATCCTGGATGTACTGAACGCGCCTCCTACCCCGACCGGCGTGCTGAGCCCGTCGCAAGCGCAGATGATTTTGGCGCAAGGGGTTCGCTATCCCGCTGTTGCGGAACTGGCGCAACCGATGCTGAGACTAGCCGGAATCCGCATAAACCCTGCGACGAACGGACTACATCTTTCGCCACGTTTCGTCGGATACACGCTCAAATGGTTGGCGGACGGACACGAGGTGAAGGTGGCGGTTCCGGTAGACGCGAACATGAGCGCTCCACGATGGAGTCCCGATGGGAAGCAGTTCCTCTTCACGAACACTTCCAAAACCGCCGTTGAGTTGTGGATTGGTGACGCAGCCACGGGCAAGATACGCCCGGCGAAAGGCTTGCGCCTCAGCGCGGTAACGGACGATGTGGCGCAGTGGATGCCGGACAGCAAAACGGTGCTGGTGAAGATGGTTCCGGCAGACCGTGGCGCGGCTCCAGCGAAAGCAGGCGCGCCAGTTGGCCCTAATGTGCAGGAGAGCACAGGCAACGCAGCTCCGGCACCGACCTATCAGGACATGTTGCAGAACGCATACGACGAAGCGCAGTTCGATTATTACGCGACGGCGCAACTGGCCAGTGTGGACTCGACGACGTTGAAGGCGACCCCAATCGGGAAACCGGCGATTTACCTGGAAGTGACGCCCTCTCCCGACGGCCAGCATTTGTTGCTGGAGCGCGTGCACCGGCCCTATTCGTATCTGCATCCGGCCGAGGATTTCCCGAAGGATGTGGAGGTTTGGGATCGCACCGGCAAATTGCAATACACGGTCGCGAAACTTCCATTGCAGGACAACGTTCCCATTGACGGCGTTGCGACTGGACCTCGTAGATACGCGTGGCGTCCGAACCAGGCCGCAACACTCTACTGGGCAGAGGCGCTGGACGAAGGCAATCCGAAGAAAAAGGTGCCACATCGCGACCGACTGGCAATGCTGAAAGCACCGTTCTCGGGCGCTCCTATAGAGATAATCAAAATCGAAAACCGTTTGATGAACATTGCCTGGGGCGAGAGCGCGGGCGTATTCGTGACGGACTACGAGCGCGACAAGCGCTGGGTCCGCACGATGCTGGTCGATCCCGAGAAACCCGCCAGCGAGCCGAAGTTGTTATGGAGCCGCAGCAACCAAGATCGCTATAACGATAAGGGCACGCCGTTGACGCGTCCGTTGGCCAACGGATTCCCCGCGGTCGTGCAGGACGGGGATTCGATTTTCCTGGCTGGAGTCGGAGCTTCGCAGGATGGCGACCGTCCCTTCCTCGACAGGTTCAGCGTGACGACGCTGGAGTTGAAGCGTTTATTCCGCAGCGAGGCGGAAGGCTATGAAGCGGTTGTCGCGTTGCTGTCTGGCGACGGTACGCGATTCCTGACGCTGAAGGAATCACTGATGACTCCGCCGAACTACTACGTTCGCACGGCAACAGAGGCGAAAGCGGTTACGAACTTCTCCGATCCGACACCGCAGATCCGCCAGATCAAGAAGCAACGTGTAACTTACAAGCGCGAAGATGGCGTGCAACTGTCGTTCACGCTCTATCTGCCGCCGAATTACAAAGAGGGCACGCGGCTTCCGACCATCGTGTGGGCGTATCCGCTGGAGTACAACGACGCTGGAACGGCGGGACAGGTGAGCGGCTCGACACAGCGCTTTACGACGCTGGTTGGCATTTCGCATCTTTTCCTTGTGCTTCAAGGCTACGCTGTGCTGGACAACGCGGCGATGCCGGTGATCGGGGCTCCGGAGACGGTCAATAACACATTCGTGCAGCAGATCCTGGCCGACGCAAAGGCCGCGATCGACAAGGCTGTCGAGATGGGCGTAACCGATTCCAATCGCGTGGGAGTTGGAGGGCACAGCTATGGTGCCTTTATGACGGCAAACCTGCTCGCTCACAGCGACCTGTTCAAGGCGGGCGTAGCGCGCAGTGGCGCGTATAACCGCACGCTCACTCCGTTCGGATTCCAGAGCGAGCGGCGCACTTTCTGGGAGGCGAAGGATACGTACCTGACGATGTCTCCATTTCTCGTGGCGGACAAAATCAGGACGCCCATCCTGCTGATTCATGGCGAGGCCGATAACAATACGGGAACGTTCCCCATTCAATCGGATCGCATGTACCAGGCGATTCGCGGCAATGGCGGCACGGTGCGCTATGTGACGCTGCCATTCGAGTCGCACGGATACTCGGCGCGTGAGAGCACAGAACATACCCTGTGGGAGATGATCACCTGGTTCGACAAGTGGGTGAAGAATGCTCCGGAGAAAACACTAGCCACCGGTAAGTAGTGGGCATGTCGCCGGCGGTCAGTTGCCGGCATGAGGCGAACCGGCGAGGCACAAGCAAAGGGCCGCAGAAGATATCTGTGGCCCTTTCGCTTTGGTTGAGTGGTACATGGCGCAAGAAACTCCCCATATCTCGCTAAACAAAATGATGGCGCCCCTCATCTGCCTTCCACCGCGACTCAAACTCCGCCTCGCAACAGTAGTGCCGCGTCCCTCTCTGCCGTGCTACCGTTGACTCTAAGGCTATGAACAGGTCAAGCATGTCTGAAACGCTAAGCGATGCGAAGGTCCAGAGCCATTCCGGATTACATTTCCGGCGAGTCATGGCTTCTGAAAAGGTCAGCGATACGAACAACCAAAGGCACCTCGGCTTCGATCTCCTGCGGGTCGTGGCCACGTATATGGTTATTCAGATCCATACGGGAGAGTTCTACTACATTGGGAGCGGCGGCACCGTCCTCAACACTCCAAGCGCGTACTGGGTAGGATGGCTGAATTCGTTGTTTCGTGTGTCTGTCCCGCTGTTCGTGATGCTTTCGGGCTTCTTTCTGTTTCCGGTAAATGACGAAAAGAAATTCTTCCGAAAGCGCTTCAGTAGGGTGTTAGTGCCGTTTGTCGTCTGGTGTGCGCTCTATGCCTTCTATTTTTATTTCCGGGGCAGCGTAACGCTCACTGGCGCATTGATCGACATCCTCAAGATCCCAATAAACTTTGGCACGGAAATAGGGCATCTCTGGTTTGTATACATGCTGCTCGGGATCTACCTGTTCGCGCCTGTGATCTCGCCCTGGGTTCAATCCGCCAGCCGCAGGAGTATGGAGGTCTTCCTCAGCCTTTGGGGACTTACGCTGACGGCTCCGTACATCCATCTCTATTTCCCGGAAATTTGGGGGGAGGCGTATTGGAATCGAACCCCGATGCTTTACTACTTTTCCGGATTCATCGGCTACGCGGTCATGGCGGCCTACATCAAGCGCTTCCTGATGCGGCGCGCGGCGATGCACTCCATCGTGGGCGTGGCATTGATCGTGGTTGGCTACGCGATCACGGCTTCGGGATTCTTACAAAGGCTCCCGGTGGAGCACTCTGTGAGCAGCCTGGAACTTACGTGGGGATTCGAGACGATCAACGTCGCCATGATGACCGTCGGCGTATTCCTTCTGTTCAAGAATATCCAGGCTGCCAACGGCGCCTCGGCGTTCTGGAAACTTGTTCGCGACATATCTCCAAGAACCTACGGTATGTATCTTGCACATATCATGGTCCTGAACGCAGCCTATGGCTTGTTGGATCAACACCTTGGTAGCGCGGCCATCAAATTGCCAGCGATAGCACTCGTAAGCTTTGCCGGCACATACATGTTGGTGAGGGCTCTATCGTTCTTTCCAAGGAGCAAATGGATCTTGGGCTAGTGTGGCGGGCACGCATGTTCGCTGCCGTAATCGTCGCACGCAAACTCCTTCCGTGTGCGGAGAAGTACAGAACAAAAAATGGCGTGGCCGAACGCGGCCACGCCATTTCAACCTATTAGACGGTTTTGTAAACCGTGTCTAGTACCGTGCCGTCCACCCATTTCACAACTGCAACGGGTTCGTTGCTGCGTTCGGGCTTGCGAGGCGCGCCGCCACAGATTTTGTCGATCTCTTCTTTAAGTTCCTCGATCTTGCGTATCGGGAGGCCGCTGCCCTTGCAAGCGTCGATGAGATCCTGACGGCGTGGGTTAATGGCAATGCCGCGCTCGGTGGCGACGACGTCGATCAACTCGCCGGGGCCGGTGAGCGTAGTGACTTCATCGACGATGCTGGGGATGCGATCGCGGAAAGCGGGAATCGCAAGGATCGTGCAGCCCGAGTATAGGCAGTTCTGCCAGCCACCAATGCCGTGGAGCAGCCGTCCGTCTGAGTGCGTGACGACGTTGCCGTTGAAATTGACGTCAACTTCGGTTGCGCCGAGAACGACGGCGTCAACGATGCCGGCAAAGTTTCCCTTGCCATGAAAATTGTAGGACGTGAACGGAGACGTGGGCAGGTGCCGCGGATCGGAGGCGATGGACTTGACGGCGTCGAGGTCGAACGTCTGGCCGTCGAGGATGTAGCCGGTGAGACCTTCCTGCAACATCTGGACGAGATACTTGGTGGAGCCGCCGCGAACGAAGCTGGCCTTCACGTTGGCTTCACGCATGAGTTGCGAGAGGTACTGCACGAAGGCGAGAGCGATACCGCCCGCGCCGGCCTGGAACGAGAAGCCGTCGCGCATGATGCCCGTGACCTTCAGGAAACGCGCCACCATTTCGGCTATGCGCAACCGGTCGGGCGAGCGCGTGATCTGCGTTGTTCCGGAGACGATCTTTGCCGGGTCGCCGATGGACGGCACTTCGACTACGTAATCGACATTGTTGCCCTGAATCTGCCACGGAACACACGGGAACGGAACGAGGTTGTCGGTGACCACGATGACCTTGTCGGCGTAAATCGAATCGCCAAGCGCGAAACCGATCGAGCCGCAGGCCGAGGGTCCGTGCGAACCGTTGGCGTTGCCGAAAGGGTCAGCCGTAGGCGCGGCGATGACGGCAACATCTATGTGCACTTCGCCATCCTGGATCGCTTGCCAACGTCCGCCATGCGAGCGAAGCACGCCGAAGCCACGCATGTTTCCCTGTGTGCAGTAATCGCCGAGCGGGCCGTTCATGGAGCCTTCGATATGGTGAACGACGCCGCTCTTCATGAGATCGATGACGGGCGCGTGGCATGGGAACGATGCGCTCGGGAACCAGCGCAGGTCCTTCACGCCGATGCGTGCGGCTGCGTCCAGCGCTTGTAGGGCAACGCGGTCTCCATCGCGCAGGTGATGGTGCGACGAAATCGTCATGCCGTCGCTGAGGCCGCATTTGCGAAGCGCGGTTTCAATATCAGGCACGCGCTTGTCGCCGTGTTCCGGATAATCGATGTTGGTTGGGATCGGCGGAGCGGCTTTGCGGCCCTCGGGACGGTGCTGGTCGACGCCTTTAAACGGGACCTGATCGAGTCCGTTAACGTGCGTGGGCACGTGGCGTCCTGCAGCATTGCGGACCATCTCAACTTTTTTCTTCGGTGCTTCGCTCACTTGCAAACTCCTTCGCGGATGTGGCGTGCTCGCGCCAGTCCGCACATAACCTCAGCGACTAAACAGCTGCTGAAAAAGTTGCCTTCCGATGTGTCATGCTGAGCGAGGCGAAGCATCTGCTGTTCGACCAAAAGCAGATCCTTCGCTCGCGAAAAAGCCCGCGAGCTCAGGATGACTCAATAAACGATTACGCTTCCTTGACTAATCCCATCTGACGCGCACGCACGACAAGCTTGAGCGCGCGGTTAACGACAGGCGAATCGATCATCTTGCTGCCCAGCGAGACGACGCCGAGTCCGCGCTGCTGCGCGTCTTCAAATGCTGCGACGATCTTTAGCGCCTTCTCAATTTCCTTTTCTGCTGGAGCGAAGGCCGCGTGGATGATCGGAATCTGTGAAGGATGGATGCAGCCCATCCCTTCGAAACCGAGGCTCCGAGAGTTCTCGCCCCACGCGCGGAGTCCGTCCAGATCGGCAACGTCGCCGTACACCGAGTCGATAGCCTGCAGGCCAGCGGCTTTCGCGGCGTTGACGAGGCGTGTGCGCGCGTAAAGCGACTCGGCGCCGGTCGCGGTCTTCACTACTCCGAGGTCGGCGGTGTAATCCTCCAGGCCGATGGTGAGCGCGCAGACGCGGTCGCTTGCCGTCGCAATGGCGAAAGCGTTCTCGATGCCGAGTGCGGATTCGAGAATCGGCATGAGCCAGATGGGGCGCTCGATGCCTTCTCGCAAGCAGATGGCGCGGATGCTGCGATCGACTTCGGCGACCTGCTCTGGCGTCTCAACCTTAGGTATGAGGATGAGGTCGGGCGCTTCGGGAATAACCTCTTCCAGATCGTCCAGGCCGAGCGGAAGCTGGTTGATGCGCACCATGCGCTCCGCCGCACCGAAATCAACGGAGCGCAGAGTGTTGCGCACGAGCACGCGCGAGGTGTCCTTCTCCCCGTGATGCACGGAATCTTCAAGGTCGAGGATGACGGCGTCGGGCGCATGCAGTCCGGCGTTGATGAAGTACTTGGGCTCACTGCCGGGTAGATACAGGCGCGAGCGGCGCAGGCGGTCCTTCGCTGAAGGCGCGCGACGCGAAGCTATCTCGGTAAGCGCGCGGCGGCCAAGGCCCAAGCCGGCGCGATGCGCGGCGGCTTCAATGCGAGCGGCGATCATGAACGGCAGCGCGCCGGCGTCATTGATGACGAGATGAACGTTCGTGATGCCGAGTTCACCGAGCACCTGGCGCGCCTGCTTCTCGATAGCGTCGCCGTAATAGAGTGCAACGCGCGAGTTGATTTCCAGCGTGATGCCGCCGCTCTCGCGCGGTTCGCAGAGGACGTGCAGGTCGGAACGAACGTCTTTACCGAGACGTCCGGCTTCTCCGGCGCGCGGATTCACTTGGGTTGACGTGGCCATATGTCTGTACCTCAGGGGCCATAGCCCCGAGCGAAGCGTAAGCACTTTGGCATGGCTGAAGCCGTGCCCTTGCAGGTTTGTGGACTCGCGCTTGCGCGAGTCCACATGAAAGTCGCAGCCGATCCGGCTGCGCAACCGAACCCTACGCCTTTGTTGCCTTCGCGCTTTCGAGCTTTGCGAGAATGGCATCGGTCATCTGCGTCGTTGAGGCTGCGCCGCTCGCAATCGACTTTGCGCCACCCGAGATGCGCATCATGTCATAGGTGCGTACCTTGCCTTCGGCCACGACATCGGCAATGGCGCGGCGGATACGGTCGGCCTTGTCGTGTTCGCCGACGTGGTCGAGCATCATGACCGCCGACAGGATCATCGCAATCGGGTTCACGATCGGCGGATCGAGCTCGGCGTACTTGGGCGCGGAGCCATGCGTCGGTTCGAAGACAGCGACTTCCTCGCCGATGTTGCCGCTGGCGGCAAATCCGAGTCCGCCAATAAGGCCGGCGAAGGCGTCGGAGATGACATCACCAAAGAGGTTGGAGGCCACGATGACGCCGTACTCCTCCGGGTTCTTTGTGAGCCACATCGTCTGCGCGTCGATGTTCGTGGACCAGAGAGAGATGCCGGGATAATTTTTGCTGACTTCCTTGGCGACGTCTTCCATCATGCCGCTGGTTTCACGCAGCACGTTGGGCTTTTCGCAAATAGTCACCGACTTGTAGCCGTACTTCTGAGCGTATTCAAATGCGGCATTGCAGATGCGTCGCGCGTTCGTGCGGGTAATGATGCGCACGGAGATGGCGAGATCTTCACCTTTCACGTCGGCGAAGGCCTTGAACTTGGGGTGAGTTGCGAGTGCTGCGCGAACCTGCTCGGGCGGGTTCGTCCACTCGACGCCGGCGTAGAGGCCTTCCGTGTTCTGGCGGAAGACAACAACATTGACGCGCGGCTCTTCGAATCCTCCGTCGGACTTTTTGCGAATGAAGTTCAGAGGATTGCCGGGGAATCCAATGCAGGGGCGCATGCAGATGTCTAGATTGAAAATCTGACGCATGCTGACAATGGGACTGAAGTACGAAACCTTGCCCCGCAGTTCCGGGTTGAGTTCGGCTTCGGCGGCCTTCTTCGGCTTCGAGGTGATGGCGCCAAAAAGGCCGAGCTTGTGCTTCCGCAGCAGTTCAATGGTGCGGTCGGGAAGCGGGTTCCCTTCCTTGCGCCATGACTCCCAGCCGATGTCGCCGTGAACATAATCGGCGTCAAAGCCGACGGTGTTGAGGACGCGAATCGCCTCGGGCAAAACCTGGTTTCCGATGCCGTCGCCCGGCATGCTAACGACTGTGTACTTAGGCATAAATTCGATCTCCAATCTCAGATTCCGTTTTCTA from Clostridia bacterium carries:
- a CDS encoding carboxypeptidase regulatory-like domain-containing protein, whose amino-acid sequence is MKKLVWLLVALLLVASAVAQETTAGIQGTVKDPTGAVVSKATVEVAGPALIGTKKVETDNSGYFRFANLPPGEYTITTTAAGFRTSKLAGIKLEVGKLPTIDLKLEVGGNEQVVEVSGEAPIVDVAQSKVQTNVTSDIIAGIPKGRSFQSVIQFAPGARNEPLQADRATGIAGYQIDGASGSENSFLMEGQETSDVQTGQTRTNAPFEFIQEVQVKTSGFEAEYGGALGGVVNVIQKRGSNAWHGSIFSYYAGDIFNSAPNRYTRYTDSDNEVDPISKPGCVASNTCRLGGPFEYVQPKKDHRRTIEPGFEVGGYLVKDRIWAFASAVPRIDRITRTVKMDAGERKFFNNEETYYSLARLDALVTSKIRVFGSWQYSYDRNSGISMPNADDAFGKSNDLASANPDDYNSGIGNVQPNIIFNTGADITLTNNLIATTRFGRFYSDYQDRGLPTGVRYRWRDSNYISGIAYGALSSIGIEALDGTPIPDDFAMTRGFNSMGVNLQTLYDKFQRKSFTQDLAWFKKGFFGTHNVKGGYAQNRLSNSTINGYITSQAYLAYGRPYTVLPSNKSVCQAITAGNVAQGWNPGGDAAGNSCQGLWGTVNFREYGLVGSASSANHALYLQDAWTIGKGITLNIGVRADKEAVPSYNSAPGIAFGFSDKIAPRLGGSWDVLQNGKFKVYGSFGYFFDIMKYEMPRGSFGGDYWHDCVYAMDDPDYTKYVPTRGANGHFCNPTGGANFVGGDPAGLRFIENKDFRTSSNDPTNVRIDPNLEPMKQHEMVFGADYAITPVIGLETRYSRKRLDQTIEDAGLLTAAGEQFYIINPGTGINRQPVDSINCVNCPVQPKAVRNYDALEIRLTKRASDKWFGSLSYTYSKLSGNYSGLSSTDTADSSTGRSSPNVERAFDEPWMQFDSYGRVIDGPLATDRPNTFKAYGWYHLKWWGNHESLIGLTQQWYQGTPLTTYFDAYGANQYPEGRGMFVPATRTSGTGVVTFGKPVKLRTPMFSQLDLNFVQDFHISKTNENLKLGFEANVTNVFNQHSVLSTDTNLFSTGSLQPTAGLTAHCQISPLPTDCAGVDYKSLMTGFNWQAQANSLEPTTVLNSQYGAANLFQVGRTMRFKVRFSF
- a CDS encoding prolyl oligopeptidase family serine peptidase codes for the protein MRIARRLLFVIVLLVVAGYSQTTYQKPPKEILDVLNAPPTPTGVLSPSQAQMILAQGVRYPAVAELAQPMLRLAGIRINPATNGLHLSPRFVGYTLKWLADGHEVKVAVPVDANMSAPRWSPDGKQFLFTNTSKTAVELWIGDAATGKIRPAKGLRLSAVTDDVAQWMPDSKTVLVKMVPADRGAAPAKAGAPVGPNVQESTGNAAPAPTYQDMLQNAYDEAQFDYYATAQLASVDSTTLKATPIGKPAIYLEVTPSPDGQHLLLERVHRPYSYLHPAEDFPKDVEVWDRTGKLQYTVAKLPLQDNVPIDGVATGPRRYAWRPNQAATLYWAEALDEGNPKKKVPHRDRLAMLKAPFSGAPIEIIKIENRLMNIAWGESAGVFVTDYERDKRWVRTMLVDPEKPASEPKLLWSRSNQDRYNDKGTPLTRPLANGFPAVVQDGDSIFLAGVGASQDGDRPFLDRFSVTTLELKRLFRSEAEGYEAVVALLSGDGTRFLTLKESLMTPPNYYVRTATEAKAVTNFSDPTPQIRQIKKQRVTYKREDGVQLSFTLYLPPNYKEGTRLPTIVWAYPLEYNDAGTAGQVSGSTQRFTTLVGISHLFLVLQGYAVLDNAAMPVIGAPETVNNTFVQQILADAKAAIDKAVEMGVTDSNRVGVGGHSYGAFMTANLLAHSDLFKAGVARSGAYNRTLTPFGFQSERRTFWEAKDTYLTMSPFLVADKIRTPILLIHGEADNNTGTFPIQSDRMYQAIRGNGGTVRYVTLPFESHGYSARESTEHTLWEMITWFDKWVKNAPEKTLATGK
- a CDS encoding acyltransferase family protein, which gives rise to MSETLSDAKVQSHSGLHFRRVMASEKVSDTNNQRHLGFDLLRVVATYMVIQIHTGEFYYIGSGGTVLNTPSAYWVGWLNSLFRVSVPLFVMLSGFFLFPVNDEKKFFRKRFSRVLVPFVVWCALYAFYFYFRGSVTLTGALIDILKIPINFGTEIGHLWFVYMLLGIYLFAPVISPWVQSASRRSMEVFLSLWGLTLTAPYIHLYFPEIWGEAYWNRTPMLYYFSGFIGYAVMAAYIKRFLMRRAAMHSIVGVALIVVGYAITASGFLQRLPVEHSVSSLELTWGFETINVAMMTVGVFLLFKNIQAANGASAFWKLVRDISPRTYGMYLAHIMVLNAAYGLLDQHLGSAAIKLPAIALVSFAGTYMLVRALSFFPRSKWILG